One part of the Aspergillus luchuensis IFO 4308 DNA, chromosome 5, nearly complete sequence genome encodes these proteins:
- a CDS encoding uncharacterized protein (COG:S;~EggNog:ENOG410PP1U) yields MSSILPQAGDKHLPALPIGTSSLHQDPIVYIDREARHIQRNLQILIDAQSEGLLASLNGPQQNGAISDGTYTPTSETSSSQRPPTIPIRQPAPEKIGLSAARKGIFRSIYDLLRLREEEREILTFRIDERTQALADINGFNTNRAGLEKAISTIQDNRESQHTVALRQESRKLEDDIHELETRLSQMKARHQHILRELSQMENSIESKLSSYRASMSLLDSNIRKYLQNPPVKPQDSSSKDASFYSLNPKRRTLEMAEEHWQKEQSDLRERQREVDAEIEALEAGGGVWKQVIGEVSGFEKRLKSAMRLSIQSQSQLLNHDGPSGSKSEEDLARAVLDDLTHTTERVENHLEVAENKDWKLLVCCISAELQALREARQLLMNVFNVTETDISPSAEKGTSNSIHTYEDYDPHGDPLGVDNPEPPAEFLEDTDEHHHRAVRSDDEDDEPDPAWLLPES; encoded by the coding sequence ATGTCGTCGATTCTTCCACAAGCTGGAGACAAACACCTGCCGGCCCTGCCTATCGGgacctcttctcttcaccaGGACCCTATCGTTTACATTGACCGCGAGGCCAGACATATTCAACGTAATTTACAGATTCTAATCGATGCCCAGAGTGAAGGACTTCTGGCCAGTCTTAACGGTCCCCAGCAGAATGGCGCTATCTCTGATGGAACTTATACACCTACCTCGGAGACAAGCAGTTCGCAGCGTCCCCCAACTATACCCATACGTCAACCGGCTCCGGAGAAGATCGGGTTGTCTGCTGCCCGAAAGGGGATATTCAGATCTATATACGACCTCTTGAGGCTTCGCGAGGAGGAGCGAGAGATACTAACATTCCGGATTGATGAAAGGACACAGGCGTTGGCAGATATCAATGGCTTTAATACCAATCGCGCTGGGCTAGAAAAAGCCATCTCAACAATTCAGGATAACCGGGAAAGCCAGCACACCGTAGCCTTGCGCCAGGAGAGTCGCAAGCTTGAGGATGATATACATGAGTTGGAGACTAGGCTGTCCCAGATGAAAGCAAGACATCAACACATCCTTCGCGAATTGTCCCAAATGGAAAACTCTATTGAATCGAAACTTTCTTCTTACAGAGCCTCCATGTCGCTCCTAGACTCGAATATTCGAAAGTACCTTCAGAATCCGCCCGTGAAACCTCAAGATAGCAGCTCCAAAGACGCAAGTTTCTATTCCTTGAACCCTAAGCGGCGAACCCTCGAGATGGCAGAGGAACACTGGCAAAAGGAACAATCAGATCTGCGTGAAAGGCAACGGGAAGTGGATGCTGAGATCGAGGCCCTCGAAGCTGGAGGTGGGGTCTGGAAGCAAGTGATCGGAGAGGTTTCTGGTTTTGAGAAGCGACTCAAGTCAGCAATGCGTCTTTCTATCCAATCTCAATCGCAACTACTGAACCACGATGGCCCTTCTGGTAGCAAGTCCGAAGAGGACCTCGCTCGGGCAGTATTGGATGACCTGACGCATACCACAGAGCGCGTAGAAAATCATCTAGAGGTCGCAGAGAATAAAGACTGGAAACTGCTGGTTTGTTGCATCTCTGCGGAGCTGCAAGCGTTGCGAGAAGCACGGCAACTGCTAATGAATGTCTTCAATGTGACTGAAACAGACATTTCCCCGTCTGCCGAGAAAGGAACCTCGAACAGTATTCACACTTACGAGGATTATGACCCTCATGGAGATCCCCTTGGTGTTGACAACCCCGAGCCTCCGGCTGAGTTTCTCGAGGATACTGATGAGCACCATCATCGTGCAGTCCGCtctgacgatgaagatgacgagccGGATCCCGCCTGGCTGCTCCCTGAATCATGA
- the RPN2 gene encoding proteasome regulatory particle base subunit RPN2 (BUSCO:EOG09260NJW;~COG:O;~EggNog:ENOG410PGI2;~InterPro:IPR002015,IPR016024,IPR011989,IPR016642, IPR040623,IPR004155,IPR035266;~PFAM:PF13646,PF01851,PF18004;~go_component: GO:0000502 - proteasome complex [Evidence IEA];~go_function: GO:0030234 - enzyme regulator activity [Evidence IEA];~go_process: GO:0042176 - regulation of protein catabolic process [Evidence IEA]), producing the protein MVGLASAAGLVGFLSEPDPELRVFALKTLDSQIDLLWTEVVDAVPQIEALYEDESFPERELAALVAAKVYYHLQEYNESMVFALGAGKLFQLDSGGEFEETIIAKCVDTFVSLSAAQRPVAGDQQANLNTSFPTSGEGATSTSASLTSPITPFSQSALPSKSLLSRQEVPGVDAAYPGGEDAGVKHAEETPLVLKRGVQGHLQTVIDRLFEQCFVQKRYRQVIGIAIEAKNLDVLRKTILRASEDEKKQNGESRRSEELMEYVLDICMGIVQERGFRNEILKLILELLNEIPAPDYFSIAKCVVYLNEHSMASVILRQLVEKGDARSLAVAYQISFDLYDNSTQEFLQKVRQEISELVPEKDESEQEAAGEDQEESKESDPLLDSQSRSIGDSHAKISPEARTAFKSIRDILDGVKTNQLNVEFLFRNNKADIAIMNKLRDSLEARNSIFHSAVSLSNGFMHAGTAHDKFFRDNLDWLSKAVNWSKFTATAALGVIHRGNLSQGQKLLQPYLPKERSITNVAAGGHSGASSIYSQGGSLYAYGLIFANHGGMAVPVIRDYFKKATDEVIQHGGALGLGVAGMASGDEGLYEDLRNVLYTDSAINGEAVGLAMGLIMLGTGNMKVLEDMIQYAHDTQHEKIVRGLAMGMALIMYGRQEAADELINGLLGDPDPALRYGGIMTIALAYCGSSSNKAVRKLLHVAVSDVNDDVRRIAVLSLGFILFRKHQSVPRMVELLSESYNPHVRYGAAMALGISCAGTGLDEAIDLLEPMLKDSTDFVRQGALISLAMVLVQQNEAMNPRVSSLRKVMMKMIGDRHEDAMAKFGCAVALGIIDAGGRNCTISLQTQTGNLNMPGIVGAAVFVQYWYWFPLTHFLSLSFAPTSVIGVDQKLEVPYFKFHSNTRPSLFDYPPEQQVKAEEAPEKVKTAVLSTTAQAKRRAQRREKQQRRESMDIDQTPTTPKVSDQVPDKMDTDETAVKTEEENKDGEKDAGEGQKKKVEREKVGYELENMSRVLPAQLKYLTFPDPRYEPVKRPTGGVVVVLDKTPEEPRETIEMTASKETSREARQPAPAADVAESLQDRLQATMGAAGLQTPQRGAGRFPFGADLGPFAGAAAAAGVLTAVDEDEEGGEEAPVPNEFEYESEPEDE; encoded by the exons ATGGTTGGACTCGCTTCGGCCGCTGGCCTCGTCGGCTTTCTCTCTGAGCCGGATCCTGAGTTGAGAGTCTTTGCTCTGAAGACACTGGACTCACAAATCGACCTGCTCTGGACGGAAGTCGTGGATGCTGTTCCTCAAAT AGAAGCTCTTTACGAAGATGAATCGTTCCCCGAGCGCGAGCTCGCCGCCCTGGTCGCCGCAAAGGTGTACTACCACCTTCAAGAATACAATGAGAGTATGGTATTTGCTTTGGGAGCTGGGAAGCTCTTCCAGTTGGATAGCGGTGGCGAGTTTGAGGAAACCATTATCG CAAAATGCGTCGATACCTTCGTCTCTCTCTCGGCGGCACAGCGGCCCGTCGCGGGTGACCAGCAAGCCAACCTGAACACCTCTTTCCCCACCTCCGGCGAAGGCGCCACGAGTACCTCTGCCAGTTTGACATCCCCGATCACACCCTTCTCGCAATCAGCCTTGCCATCCAAGTCGCTCTTGTCTAGGCAAGAGGTGCCCGGAGTGGATGCTGCTTACCCAGGGGGTGAAGATGCGGGCGTGAAGCACGCCGAAGAGACCCCTCTAGTCCTGAAGCGTGGTGTGCAGGGCCACCTTCAGACCGTTATCGATCGTCTATTCGAGCAGTGCTTCGTCCAGAAGCGCTACCGTCAAGTCATTGGAATCGCTATTGAAGCCAAGAACCTAGATGTGCTTAGAAAGACGATTCTCCGAGCcagcgaggatgagaagaaacAGAACGGGGAGTCGCGACGCAGTGAAGAACTCATGGAGTACGTGCTCGATATCTGCATGGGAATCGTGCAGGAACGCGGTTTCCGCAACGAG ATCCTCAAACTTATCCTCGAACTCCTCAACGAGATCCCGGCCCCCGATTACTTTTCCATTGCCAAGTGTGTTGTATATCTCAACGAACATTCCATGGCCTCGGTCATCCTCCGTCAACTAGTTGAGAAGGGGGacgctcgctcgctcgctgTCGCCTACCAGATCTCTTTCGACCTCTACGATAACAGTACGCAAGAATTCCTGCAGAAGGTTCGGCAGGAGATTTCGGAGCTCGTGCCGGAGAAAGATGAGTCCGAACAGGAGGCAGCAGGGGAGGACCAAGAAGAGTCGAAGGAGTCCGATCCTCTGCTGGACAGCCAGTCTAGGTCTATTGGGGACTCGCACGCGAAGATCTCACCCGAAGCACGCACGGCCTTCAAGAGCATTCGTGACATTCTCGATGGCGTCAAGACCAACCAGTTGAACGTGGAATTCTTATTCCGCAACAACAAGGCCGATATCGCCATTATGAACAAACTCCGCGATAGCCTGGAAGCTCGTAACTCTATCTTCCACTCTGCAGTCTCCCTCTCGAATGGTTTCATGCATGCCGGCACAGCGCACGACAAGTTCTTCCGGGATAACCTCGACTGGTTGAGCAAAGCTGTCAATTGGTCCAAGTTTACGGCTACGGCTGCTCTTGGTGTCATCCACAGGGGTAACTTGAGTCAGGGTCAGAAGCTCTTGCAACCTTACCTGCCTAAGGAAcgctccatcaccaatgTGGCAGCAGGAGGACACAGCGGAGCCAGCTCGATTTACAGTCAGGGAGGATCTCTGTATGCTTATGGTTTGATCTTCGCCAACCATGGTGGCATGGCTGTTCCTGTCATTCGGGATTACTTCAAGAAGGCTACAGATGAGGTCATCCAGCACGGTGGAGCTCTGGGTCTTGGTGTTGCAGGCATGGCTAGTGGCGATGAGGGGCTTTATGAGGATCTTCGCAACGTGCTATACACCGACTCGGCGATCAATGGTGAGGCCGTCGGTCTCGCCATGGGTCTTATCATGTTGGGTACAGGTAACATGAAGGTCCTCGAGGATATGATTCAGTATGCCCATGACACTCAACACGAGAAGATTGTTCGGGGTTTGGCCATGGGCATGGCCCTGATCATGTACGGTCGCCAGGAAGCTGCTGATGAGTTGATCAACGGCCTTCTCGGCGACCCTGACCCTGCTCTCCGCTACGGTGGTATCATGACTATCGCCCTTGCCTActgtggcagcagcagcaacaaggcTGTGCGTAAGCTCCTTCATGTTGCTGTCAGCGATGTGAACGACGATGTTCGGCGAATTGCTGTTCTGAGCTTGGGATTCATTCTGTTCAGGAAGCACCAGAGTGTGCCTCGTATGGTTGAGCTTCTGTCTGAGTCCTACAACCCTCATGTTCGTTATGGTGCGGCAATGGCACTGGGTATCTCTTGCGCCGGAACCGGTCTGGATGAGGCCATTGACCTGCTCGAGCCGATGCTCAAGGATTCAACCGACTTCGTGAGACAGGGAGCGCTGATCTCGTTGGCCATGGTCCTCGTGCAACAGAACGAAGCCATGAACCCCCGTGTCAGCTCGCTCCGCAAGgtcatgatgaagatgatcggCGATAGACACGAGGATGCGATGGCTAAGTTCGGCTGCGCTGTTGCCCTGGGTATCATCGATGCCGGTGGTCGCAATTGCACCATCAGCCTCCAAACGCAAACTGGCAACCTGAACATGCCCGGTATCGTTGGTGCTGCCGTCTTCGTCCAGTACTGGTACTGGTTCCCTCTCACCCACTTCCTGTCCCTTAGTTTCGCCCCAACCTCCGTCATTGGTGTCGACCAGAAGCTCGAGGTGCCCTACTTCAAATTCCACAGCAACACGCGACCCAGCCTCTTCGACTACCCCCCAGAGCAGCAAGTAAAGGCCGAAGAGGCGCCCGAGAAGGTCAAGACAGCGGTCCTCTCGACCACCGCCCAGGCCAAGCGCCGTGCACAGCGTCGGGAGAAGCAGCAAAGGCGCGAAAGCATGGACATCGATCAGACCCCTACGACTCCCAAGGTGTCGGACCAGGTGCCTGACAAGATGGATACGGACGAGACAGCAGTGaagacggaagaagagaacaaggACGGTGAGAAGGATGCTGGCGagggacagaagaagaaggttgagCGGGAGAAGGTCGGATATGAGCTTGAAAACATGTCTCGAGTCCTTCCCGCGCAGCTCAAGTACCTCACATTCCCTGATCCCCGGTATGAGCCGGTCAAGCGG CCTACCGGTGGAGTTGTGGTCGTACTTGACAAGACCCCCGAGGAGCCTCGCGAGACTATTGAGATGACGGCAAGCAAGGAAACCAGCAGGGAGGCTAGACAGCCTGCACCTGCCGCGGATGTCGCGGAGTCCCTTCAGGACCGACTACAGGCCACCATGGGAGCCGCTGGCCTGCAGACACCTCAACGTGGAGCCGGGCGCTTCCCCTTCGGTGCGGATCTGGGCCCGTTTGCgggtgctgccgctgctgccggcGTACTGACGGCtgtggatgaggacgaggaaggcgGCGAGGAGGCGCCGGTGCCGAATGAGTTTGAGTATGAATCCGAGCCGGAAGACGAGTAG